The Prinia subflava isolate CZ2003 ecotype Zambia chromosome 5, Cam_Psub_1.2, whole genome shotgun sequence genome window below encodes:
- the BMP4 gene encoding bone morphogenetic protein 4 isoform X2, giving the protein MIPGNRMLMVILLCQVLLGGTNHASLIPETGRKKVAELQGQAGSGRRSAQSHELLRGFETTLLQMFGLRRRPQPSKSAVIPSYMLDLYRLQSGEEEESLQEISLQYPERSTSRANTVRSFHHEEHLETVPGPSEAPRVRFVFNLSSVPENEVISSAELRLYREQVEEPSAAWERGFHRINIYEVMKPLSERAQAITRLLDTRLVHHNVTRWETFDVSPAVIRWTKDKQPNHGLVIEVTHLHHTQTHQGKHVRISRSLPQGRGDWAQLRPLLVTFGHDGRGHALTRRARRSPKHQRSRKNKKNCRRHALYVDFSDVGWNDWIVAPPGYQAFYCHGDCPFPLADHLNSTNHAIVQTLVNSVNSSIPKACCVPTELSAISMLYLDEYDKVVLKNYQEMVVEGCGCR; this is encoded by the exons ATGATTCCTGGTAACCGAATGCTGATGGTCATCCTACTATGCCAAGTCCTTCTAGGAGGTACTAACCATGCTAGCCTAATCCCTGAGACCGGCAGGAAGAAAGTGGCAGAGCTTCAGGGACAAGCCGGATCCGGACGCCGCTCTGCCCAAAGCCATGAACTCTTGCGGGGTTTCGAAACAACTCTGCTGCAGATGTTTGGGCTTCGAAGGCGGCCTCAGCCCAGCAAGTCAGCCGTCATTCCTAGTTACATGCTGGATCTCTATCGACTCCAGTCcggagaagaggaggaaagccTCCAGGAAATTAGCCTGCAGTACCCTGAGCGATCGACCAGCCGGGCAAACACCGTGAGGAGTTTCCACCATGAAG AGCACCTGGAGACCGTCCCGGGTCCCAGCGAGGCGCCCCGCGTCCGCTTCGTCTTCAACCTCAGCAGCGTGCCGGAGAACGAGGTGATCTCCTCGGCGGAGCTGCGGCTGTACCGGGAGCAGGTGGAGGAGCCGAGCGCGGCGTGGGAGAGGGGCTTCCACCGGATAAACATTTACGAAGTGATGAAGCCGCTGTCGGAGCGCGCCCAGGCCATTACGCGCCTGCTGGACACGCGGCTGGTGCACCACAACGTGACGCGCTGGGAGACCTTTGATGTGAGCCCGGCCGTGATCCGGTGGACCAAGGACAAGCAGCCGAACCACGGGCTGGTGATCGAGGTCACCCACCTCCACCACACACAGACTCATCAGGGCAAACACGTCAGGATTAGCCGATCTTTACCTCAAGGGCGCGGGGACTGGGCGCAGCTCCGGCCGCTCCTGGTCACTTTTGGGCACGACGGGCGAGGCCACGCTCTGACCCGCAGGGCCCGCCGGAGCCCCAAACACCAGCGTTCCcgcaagaacaaaaaaaactGCCGCCGCCATGCCCTCTATGTGGATTTCAGCGACGTGGGCTGGAACGACTGGATCGTGGCACCCCCGGGCTACCAGGCGTTTTACTGCCACGGGGActgccccttccctctggcTGACCACCTCAACTCCACCAACCACGCCATCGTGCAGACGCTGGTGAACTCCGTGAACTCCAGCATTCCCAAGGCCTGCTGCGTGCCCACGGAGCTCAGCGCCATCTCCATGCTCTACCTGGATGAGTATGACAAGGTGGTCCTGAAAAACTACCAGGAGATGGTGGTGGAGGGGTGCGGGTGCCGCTGA
- the BMP4 gene encoding bone morphogenetic protein 4 isoform X1 — translation MDCADMPCLLDTMIPGNRMLMVILLCQVLLGGTNHASLIPETGRKKVAELQGQAGSGRRSAQSHELLRGFETTLLQMFGLRRRPQPSKSAVIPSYMLDLYRLQSGEEEESLQEISLQYPERSTSRANTVRSFHHEEHLETVPGPSEAPRVRFVFNLSSVPENEVISSAELRLYREQVEEPSAAWERGFHRINIYEVMKPLSERAQAITRLLDTRLVHHNVTRWETFDVSPAVIRWTKDKQPNHGLVIEVTHLHHTQTHQGKHVRISRSLPQGRGDWAQLRPLLVTFGHDGRGHALTRRARRSPKHQRSRKNKKNCRRHALYVDFSDVGWNDWIVAPPGYQAFYCHGDCPFPLADHLNSTNHAIVQTLVNSVNSSIPKACCVPTELSAISMLYLDEYDKVVLKNYQEMVVEGCGCR, via the exons ATGGACTGTGCTGATATGCCTTGCTTGCT AGACACCATGATTCCTGGTAACCGAATGCTGATGGTCATCCTACTATGCCAAGTCCTTCTAGGAGGTACTAACCATGCTAGCCTAATCCCTGAGACCGGCAGGAAGAAAGTGGCAGAGCTTCAGGGACAAGCCGGATCCGGACGCCGCTCTGCCCAAAGCCATGAACTCTTGCGGGGTTTCGAAACAACTCTGCTGCAGATGTTTGGGCTTCGAAGGCGGCCTCAGCCCAGCAAGTCAGCCGTCATTCCTAGTTACATGCTGGATCTCTATCGACTCCAGTCcggagaagaggaggaaagccTCCAGGAAATTAGCCTGCAGTACCCTGAGCGATCGACCAGCCGGGCAAACACCGTGAGGAGTTTCCACCATGAAG AGCACCTGGAGACCGTCCCGGGTCCCAGCGAGGCGCCCCGCGTCCGCTTCGTCTTCAACCTCAGCAGCGTGCCGGAGAACGAGGTGATCTCCTCGGCGGAGCTGCGGCTGTACCGGGAGCAGGTGGAGGAGCCGAGCGCGGCGTGGGAGAGGGGCTTCCACCGGATAAACATTTACGAAGTGATGAAGCCGCTGTCGGAGCGCGCCCAGGCCATTACGCGCCTGCTGGACACGCGGCTGGTGCACCACAACGTGACGCGCTGGGAGACCTTTGATGTGAGCCCGGCCGTGATCCGGTGGACCAAGGACAAGCAGCCGAACCACGGGCTGGTGATCGAGGTCACCCACCTCCACCACACACAGACTCATCAGGGCAAACACGTCAGGATTAGCCGATCTTTACCTCAAGGGCGCGGGGACTGGGCGCAGCTCCGGCCGCTCCTGGTCACTTTTGGGCACGACGGGCGAGGCCACGCTCTGACCCGCAGGGCCCGCCGGAGCCCCAAACACCAGCGTTCCcgcaagaacaaaaaaaactGCCGCCGCCATGCCCTCTATGTGGATTTCAGCGACGTGGGCTGGAACGACTGGATCGTGGCACCCCCGGGCTACCAGGCGTTTTACTGCCACGGGGActgccccttccctctggcTGACCACCTCAACTCCACCAACCACGCCATCGTGCAGACGCTGGTGAACTCCGTGAACTCCAGCATTCCCAAGGCCTGCTGCGTGCCCACGGAGCTCAGCGCCATCTCCATGCTCTACCTGGATGAGTATGACAAGGTGGTCCTGAAAAACTACCAGGAGATGGTGGTGGAGGGGTGCGGGTGCCGCTGA